One part of the Paenibacillus silvisoli genome encodes these proteins:
- a CDS encoding phage major capsid protein has product MAMNLAAKYSAKVDEKFTKESFTEAAVNKDYEWTGVKTISVYGVDTVAMGNYTRTGLARYGTAAELGNTKTDYTLSRDRAFTFAIDRGNQQETMGVMEAGKALARQLREVVIPEVDTYRLAAMSAAAITNGHTATAAITASNAYVKFLAAQEALDEDKVPVGGRIAFVTPAYYNFIKQDTSFQLASEIAMEKRINGQVGDIDGVKIVKVPSSYFPASHAFILCHPVATVAPKKLEDYKTHDNPPGINGWLVEGRQIYDAFVLTNKVNALFAHKIA; this is encoded by the coding sequence ATGGCAATGAATCTCGCCGCGAAATATTCCGCGAAGGTCGATGAGAAATTTACTAAAGAGTCGTTCACGGAAGCAGCAGTAAACAAAGATTATGAATGGACCGGCGTTAAAACCATTTCCGTTTACGGCGTGGATACTGTCGCAATGGGCAACTACACGCGTACTGGCCTTGCTCGTTACGGTACAGCTGCAGAACTCGGCAACACGAAGACAGATTACACGCTGTCCCGTGACCGCGCGTTCACGTTCGCAATCGACCGTGGTAACCAGCAGGAAACGATGGGCGTTATGGAAGCAGGCAAGGCGCTTGCTCGTCAGCTCCGCGAAGTTGTTATCCCAGAGGTTGACACATACCGTCTCGCTGCAATGAGTGCTGCGGCGATCACAAACGGCCATACAGCTACTGCTGCAATCACGGCATCCAATGCCTATGTAAAATTTCTTGCCGCACAAGAAGCGCTTGACGAAGATAAAGTTCCAGTAGGTGGCCGTATCGCATTCGTTACTCCTGCTTACTACAACTTCATTAAGCAAGACACATCGTTTCAACTTGCGAGCGAAATCGCAATGGAAAAGCGGATTAACGGTCAAGTTGGTGACATCGACGGCGTGAAAATCGTTAAGGTGCCATCGTCTTACTTCCCGGCTTCTCACGCGTTCATCCTTTGTCACCCTGTTGCAACGGTTGCGCCGAAGAAACTGGAAGATTACAAGACACACGACAACCCTCCGGGTATCAACGGTTGGCTCGTAGAAGGCCGCCAAATCTATGACGCATTCGTGCTTACGAACAAAGTTAACGCACTGTTCGCGCACAAAATCGCTTAA
- a CDS encoding spike base protein, RCAP_Rcc01079 family: MSANSFSGQSAVSITPSDASGVALTRGVYIGGAGNLRVDMADGTTVTFSGLAAGVVHPLAVKRVYATSTTATGIIGVY, from the coding sequence ATGAGCGCTAATTCATTTTCGGGTCAATCGGCAGTATCGATTACACCAAGCGACGCCTCGGGCGTTGCATTAACAAGAGGCGTTTATATCGGCGGTGCAGGCAACTTGCGCGTTGATATGGCGGACGGCACAACTGTTACGTTCAGCGGCCTTGCAGCGGGCGTTGTTCATCCTCTCGCGGTTAAGCGGGTATACGCGACAAGTACAACGGCTACGGGCATTATCGGGGTGTACTGA
- a CDS encoding phage adaptor protein encodes MTLQEILDAIAERYPHSFSNDNIIKKINIVLQQMYRTMYRSQAADVYDLFAENPFYPIEYSPETIIDVVVNGEEYPFQNVRYDSQERYYYIIEDNVLALYPTPTEDVVSGLVVLHYKEPETLTTDDLTVSPSFDSAWHMLIVYRICKDLAEIALDGNMVNVFAAAYNALETEYKRTKRSDPHQISDVYGGFNW; translated from the coding sequence ATGACTCTACAAGAGATATTGGATGCGATAGCCGAGCGCTATCCGCATTCGTTTTCCAACGATAACATCATCAAAAAGATCAATATCGTGTTGCAGCAGATGTATCGCACGATGTACCGTTCGCAGGCAGCGGATGTGTACGACCTGTTTGCAGAGAACCCCTTTTACCCAATCGAATATTCGCCCGAAACCATCATTGATGTGGTCGTGAATGGCGAGGAATACCCGTTCCAAAACGTCCGCTATGACAGCCAGGAGCGCTATTACTACATCATCGAAGACAACGTACTGGCGCTGTACCCAACGCCCACAGAGGACGTTGTCAGTGGTTTAGTCGTGCTTCACTATAAAGAGCCGGAAACGCTCACCACAGATGATTTAACCGTCTCTCCGAGCTTTGACAGCGCTTGGCACATGCTCATTGTGTACCGCATCTGCAAAGACCTCGCAGAGATTGCGCTTGACGGCAACATGGTCAACGTTTTCGCCGCTGCTTACAACGCGCTTGAAACGGAATACAAGCGAACAAAACGGTCAGACCCGCATCAGATTTCGGATGTATATGGGGGGTTTAACTGGTGA